The Vespula vulgaris chromosome 2, iyVesVulg1.1, whole genome shotgun sequence genome has a segment encoding these proteins:
- the LOC127061894 gene encoding S phase cyclin A-associated protein in the endoplasmic reticulum isoform X3 — MADVRLLIQEEGRAARNLIAFNVPVGTNNTEKVTRKPPSVPRVVQSGSMKRTMKPASRVRSASTGRDKKSELQARYWAFLFGNLQRAVDGIYQTCEEDENISECKEVILVLENYTKDFHNLIEWFKVKWAYENSPPPLRRTPLAWEVRKTSPCRIWNSTIIPKSTSPLQRISPPESTCRSPIDQVISEIKPMVTDNKINHIKEESLHKIIKDNKNNVSKNNSTNIKEKRKNVIERGMNQSSNKERCIASKTINKALVKPATNAKANGNSLIDNKATSEDACDSKNKADTRNIAKQSKNSSQNVSTLKTSDSNLAIEKQTCINNKNVKSSIYQNVESMDKTIKENETNGKLSDRSKSEITLIPNKKNTELRKNDINTKGTKQNIDNNESKIIIENVNVDNKMIQVNNKLQTQNIDTTVASKNAKNTIESNKIKQKTNKQCINADKIDNKLITKYSNKEAHNTNQAAYSTVSSRRRSNEQTTNLSETPKFTRSKTTLSDRTVSSANKARPGTSVIIRRRPQQLERKGNESLSKKTQDNDINGSVEVLTKQTSNVKPKDEGDGWQTVRSRYRRGSTHNLNMSTRFHKPSTATSLPALSIESPSERNKKNCFTPDGNKQKKKCVVGKAGKNINNEVEKVKGESVLNGNKVKTAWDSNVKKTPALSINDTNSTSMIAAIFKSDAELLEKRIQQFMAAQAERERIILEEERKTEEADSQRSQQLSDEEASLQRQILELESTDIDIDTETDETDGEMVLEIEDEQSVVIDAVSDDISLEDRYENMLEGMSWAERVDVLAQLQALVARHPGRALELHQKLSSPSRKRSLPETLRRYQAKQACAQHKRQKLLMEKSQRLRELLNKVEDVKSAKNQLIEDKRIRMEMKLKRAEENRTQHLLEIVRKAHDEDSKLKEIAFINELEAQNKRHDFMALCQEQEERLQGIQEERQRRQEEKAAKEAAAEERRRALEAERQLRIQKMKQARREREERVGKMQLERVKERQELAREKARDREERLSALHAAQLANQEELQKKIAHKQQESARRHVENIEHIRQRAVESSILRSEEVPPTLKSYPIQKQCSLCGTHITNEVYLLSHLKGKTHLEAVRNAHDGREPSRDELQRFNIAQIRDVSTPTSNSTSSNVVNKALKEKQKALKRRCRKIKQRITSRGHEWENAQKNESLPLVVLESTNKVKFRRNLKELDRLYNYLKSAGSSIAVATLERCFGEIARALSKSCPFDQDVLRSLNGFDIFTNLLSLSLNVQNSSHCLPNKSIISLCKVYKSGISGNANNIEVILSSNKVLVILDLLLQRLETLTDLDDHIQAQETLGNSTGNSIVASGMAQLFCSLIPEEPFEKSTLQSRVQDIAGYQLGKRNKNEKETVHYLSSLLVHLILL, encoded by the exons atgGCTGATGTCAGATTGCTTATACAAGAAGAAGGTCGTGCAGCAAGAAATCTAATTGCTTTTAATGTACCAGTTGGTACAAATAATACAGAGAAAGTAACAAGGAAACCACCTAGTGTACCAAGAGTGGTTCAATCTGGATCTATGAAGAGAACTATGAAACCAGCCTCCAGAGTGAGATCGGCTTCCACTGGTCGAGACAAAAAGTCTG aattACAAGCTCGATATTGGGCTTTTCTATTTGGAAATTTACAAAGAGCGGTAGACGGTATATATCAAACGtgcgaagaagatgaaaatatttctgaatGCAAGGAAGTAATTTTAGTGTTggaaaattatacaaaagaCTTCCATAATTTAATAGAATGGTTCAAAGTTAAATGGGCGTATGAAAATTCTCCACCACCATTAAGGCGTACGCCTTTGGCTTGGGAAGTAAGGAAGACTTCCCCTTGTCGTATTTGGAATTCAACTATAATTCCAAAATCGACTAGCCCTTTACAAAGGATAAGTCCGCCAGAATCCACATGCAGAAGTCCTATCGATCAAGTTATTTCAGAGATAAAACCCATGGTTAcagacaataaaataaatcatataaaagaGGAATcgttacataaaataataaaggataATAAGAATAACGTCTCTAAAAACAATTCgacaaatattaaagaaaaaaggaagaatgtgATAGAGAGAGGTATGAATCAATCGTCCAACAAAGAAAGATGCATAGCATCCAAAACTATTAATAAAGCTCTTGTAAAACCTGCAACAAATGCAAAAGCTAATGGAAATagtttaatagataataaagcAACAAGCGAAGATGCATGTGATTCTAAAAATAAGGCAGATACAAGAAACATTgcaaaacaaagtaaaaattcATCACAAAATGTAAGTACTTTGAAAACATCGGATTCGAATTTAGCGATTGAGAAACAAacttgtattaataataaaaatgtgaaatcAAGTATCTATCAAAACGTGGAATCGATGGATAAGACGATTAAGGAGAATGAAACAAATGGTAAGCTTAGCGATCGAAGTAAATCAGAGATTACATTGATACctaataaaaagaacacagaattgagaaaaaatgatattaataccAAAGGTACTAAACAGAATATAGACAATAACGAAAGTAAAATCattatagaaaatgtaaaCGTGGATAATAAGATGATACAAGTTAACAATAAATTGCAAACACAAAATATCGATACGACGGTAGCCTCAAAAAACGCAAAAAATACGatagaatcgaataaaataaagcagAAAACAAATAAGCAATGTATAAATGCTGacaaaatagataataaattaattacaaaatattcgaACAAAGAAGCGCATAATACGAACCAAGCTGCATATTCAACGGTATCATCGCGTAGACGATCTAATGAACAAACAACAAATTTATCAGAAACACCTAAATTCACCAGAAGTAAAACAACTTTGAGCGACAGAACCGTATCATCTGCAAATAAAGCCAGACCAGGAACATCTGTTATAATCAGACGTCGACCTCAACAATTGGAGAGGAAG GGCAATGAGAGTTTGTCGAAGAAAACTCAAGATAACGATATAAACGGTTCGGTAGAAGTATTAACGAAACAAACGAGTAACGTTAAACCTAAAGACGAAGGTGATGGCTGGCAAACGGTTCGAAGTCGTTATAGAAGAGGGAGTACTCACAATTTAAATATGTCGACACGTTTTCATAAACCAAGTACAGCTACATCCTTGCCAGCTTTATCCATAGAAAGTCCTTCCGaacgaaataagaagaatTGTTTTACACCCGATGggaataaacaaaagaaaaagtgtgTGGTAGGGAAAGCTgggaaaaatataaacaacgAGGTGGAGAAAGTCAAAGGAGAATCTGTTTTAAATGGTAACAAAGTTAAAACCGCTTGGGATAGCAACGTCAAGAAGACTCCTGCATTGTCGATAAACGATACCAATTCTACATCGATGATCGCAGCAATTTTCAAAAGCGATGCTGAGTTACTTGAAAAACGTATACAACAGTTCATGGCCGCTCAAGCTGAAAGAGAACGGATCATTttagaagaggaaaggaagacCGAAGAAGCGGATTCTCAAAGATCCCAACAATTGTCGGACGAGGAAGCTTCTTTGCAAAGGCAAATTTTAGAATTAGAATCTACCGATATCGACATTGACACTGAAACCGATGAAACCGATGGAGAAATGGTTCTTGAGATAGAGGACGAGCAATCGGTAGTAATCGATGCTGTCTCCGACGATATCAGTTTAGAAGATAG ATACGAAAATATGTTGGAAGGTATGTCATGGGCAGAACGAGTCGATGTTCTTGCGCAGTTACAAGCACTCGTTGCACGTCATCCTGGACGAGCTCTCGAGCTACATCAAAAGTTATCCTCACCGTCTAGAAAACGATCCTTGCCCGAAACTTTACGTAGATATCAAGCGAAACAGGCATGTGCTCAACACAAAcgtcaaaaattattgatggAAAAGTCGCAAAGATTGAGGGAATTATTGAACAAGGTCGAGGATGTGAAGAGTGCAAAAAATCAATTGATAGAAGACAAGAGAATCAGAATGGAGATGAAACTTAAGAGAGCGGAGGAAAATAGAACGCAGCATTTATTGGAGATAGTAAGGAAAGCTCACGATGAGGATTCGAAGTTAAAAGAAATCGCTTTTATCAATGAACTCGAAGCACAAAACAAACGACATGATTTTATGGCGTTGTGTCAGGAACAAGAGGAAAGATTGCAG GGTATACAAGAGGAACGTCAAAGACGTCAGGAAGAGAAAGCTGCGAAAGAAGCTGCCGCTGAGGAACGTAGAAGAGCTTTGGAAGCTGAGAGACAATTGCGTATACAAAAGATGAAACAAGCTAGACGtgaacgagaagagagagttGGTAAAATGCAACttgaaagagtgaaagaacgtcaa gAACTAGCAAGAGAAAAAGCTAGAGATCGGGAAGAAAGATTGTCGGCACTTCACGCGGCTCAGTTAGCTAATCAAGaggaattacaaaaaaagatagcTCACAAGCAGCAAGAATCAGCTAGACGGCACGTTGAAAATATAGAACATATTCGTCAAAGAGCCGTCGAGTCCTCTATTTTAAGATCGGAAGAAGTTCCACCCACTCTCAAATCTTATCCTATTCAAAAGCAATGTTCACTCTGCGGTACACAC ATTACGAACGAGGTATATCTCCTGAGTCATTTGAAAGGGAAAACTCATCTCGAAGCTGTACGTAACGCACACGATGGTAGAGAACCATCGAGAGACGAACTTCAACGATTCAATATAGCTCAAATACGTGACGTTTCGACGCCAACATCCAATAGTACTAGCTCGAACGTCGTTAATAAAGCGttgaaggaaaaacaaaaggcATTGAAACGTCGTTgtaggaaaataaaacaacgTATTACTTCTCGCGGTCATGAATGGGAAAACGCACAGAAAAACGAGAGTCTTCCTTTGGTTGTCCTCGAGTCTACGAACAAAGTAAAGTTTCGACGGAATTTAAAGGAATTGGATagattgtataattatttgaaaagcGCTGGCTCCAGTATCGCCGTTGCTACTTTGGAACGTTGTTTCGGTGAAATTGCTAGAGCTTTGTCGAAATCg TGTCCTTTTGATCAAGACGTGTTAAGGTCCTTAAACGGATTCGACATTTTTACAAATCTATTAAGTTTAAGCTTAAACGTTCAAAATTCGTCGCACTGCTTACCTAATAA GAGCATAATCTCGCTGTGCAAAGTGTACAAGTCTGGTATAAGCGGGAATGCAAACAACATCGAAGTGATTCTATCGAGCAACAAGGTTCTCGTGATTTTGGATCTTCTTTTACAACGTTTAGAG
- the LOC127061894 gene encoding S phase cyclin A-associated protein in the endoplasmic reticulum isoform X2: MADVRLLIQEEGRAARNLIAFNVPVGTNNTEKVTRKPPSVPRVVQSGSMKRTMKPASRVRSASTGRDKKSELQARYWAFLFGNLQRAVDGIYQTCEEDENISECKEVILVLENYTKDFHNLIEWFKVKWAYENSPPPLRRTPLAWEVRKTSPCRIWNSTIIPKSTSPLQRISPPESTCRSPIDQVISEIKPMVTDNKINHIKEESLHKIIKDNKNNVSKNNSTNIKEKRKNVIERGMNQSSNKERCIASKTINKALVKPATNAKANGNSLIDNKATSEDACDSKNKADTRNIAKQSKNSSQNVSTLKTSDSNLAIEKQTCINNKNVKSSIYQNVESMDKTIKENETNGKLSDRSKSEITLIPNKKNTELRKNDINTKGTKQNIDNNESKIIIENVNVDNKMIQVNNKLQTQNIDTTVASKNAKNTIESNKIKQKTNKQCINADKIDNKLITKYSNKEAHNTNQAAYSTVSSRRRSNEQTTNLSETPKFTRSKTTLSDRTVSSANKARPGTSVIIRRRPQQLERKGNESLSKKTQDNDINGSVEVLTKQTSNVKPKDEGDGWQTVRSRYRRGSTHNLNMSTRFHKPSTATSLPALSIESPSERNKKNCFTPDGNKQKKKCVVGKAGKNINNEVEKVKGESVLNGNKVKTAWDSNVKKTPALSINDTNSTSMIAAIFKSDAELLEKRIQQFMAAQAERERIILEEERKTEEADSQRSQQLSDEEASLQRQILELESTDIDIDTETDETDGEMVLEIEDEQSVVIDAVSDDISLEDRYENMLEGMSWAERVDVLAQLQALVARHPGRALELHQKLSSPSRKRSLPETLRRYQAKQACAQHKRQKLLMEKSQRLRELLNKVEDVKSAKNQLIEDKRIRMEMKLKRAEENRTQHLLEIVRKAHDEDSKLKEIAFINELEAQNKRHDFMALCQEQEERLQGIQEERQRRQEEKAAKEAAAEERRRALEAERQLRIQKMKQARREREERVGKMQLERVKERQELAREKARDREERLSALHAAQLANQEELQKKIAHKQQESARRHVENIEHIRQRAVESSILRSEEVPPTLKSYPIQKQCSLCGTHITNEVYLLSHLKGKTHLEAVRNAHDGREPSRDELQRFNIAQIRDVSTPTSNSTSSNVVNKALKEKQKALKRRCRKIKQRITSRGHEWENAQKNESLPLVVLESTNKVKFRRNLKELDRLYNYLKSAGSSIAVATLERCFGEIARALSKSCPFDQDVLRSLNGFDIFTNLLSLSLNVQNSSHCLPNKSIISLCKVYKSGISGNANNIEVILSSNKVLVILDLLLQRLETLTDLDDHIQAQETLGNSTGNSIVASGMAQLFCSLIPEEPFEKSTLQSRVQDIAGSTCRFRHIDSMSYGIEVSFFLFSFFFFLSYIFVIYIYIHIHICMYVCMHVY; encoded by the exons atgGCTGATGTCAGATTGCTTATACAAGAAGAAGGTCGTGCAGCAAGAAATCTAATTGCTTTTAATGTACCAGTTGGTACAAATAATACAGAGAAAGTAACAAGGAAACCACCTAGTGTACCAAGAGTGGTTCAATCTGGATCTATGAAGAGAACTATGAAACCAGCCTCCAGAGTGAGATCGGCTTCCACTGGTCGAGACAAAAAGTCTG aattACAAGCTCGATATTGGGCTTTTCTATTTGGAAATTTACAAAGAGCGGTAGACGGTATATATCAAACGtgcgaagaagatgaaaatatttctgaatGCAAGGAAGTAATTTTAGTGTTggaaaattatacaaaagaCTTCCATAATTTAATAGAATGGTTCAAAGTTAAATGGGCGTATGAAAATTCTCCACCACCATTAAGGCGTACGCCTTTGGCTTGGGAAGTAAGGAAGACTTCCCCTTGTCGTATTTGGAATTCAACTATAATTCCAAAATCGACTAGCCCTTTACAAAGGATAAGTCCGCCAGAATCCACATGCAGAAGTCCTATCGATCAAGTTATTTCAGAGATAAAACCCATGGTTAcagacaataaaataaatcatataaaagaGGAATcgttacataaaataataaaggataATAAGAATAACGTCTCTAAAAACAATTCgacaaatattaaagaaaaaaggaagaatgtgATAGAGAGAGGTATGAATCAATCGTCCAACAAAGAAAGATGCATAGCATCCAAAACTATTAATAAAGCTCTTGTAAAACCTGCAACAAATGCAAAAGCTAATGGAAATagtttaatagataataaagcAACAAGCGAAGATGCATGTGATTCTAAAAATAAGGCAGATACAAGAAACATTgcaaaacaaagtaaaaattcATCACAAAATGTAAGTACTTTGAAAACATCGGATTCGAATTTAGCGATTGAGAAACAAacttgtattaataataaaaatgtgaaatcAAGTATCTATCAAAACGTGGAATCGATGGATAAGACGATTAAGGAGAATGAAACAAATGGTAAGCTTAGCGATCGAAGTAAATCAGAGATTACATTGATACctaataaaaagaacacagaattgagaaaaaatgatattaataccAAAGGTACTAAACAGAATATAGACAATAACGAAAGTAAAATCattatagaaaatgtaaaCGTGGATAATAAGATGATACAAGTTAACAATAAATTGCAAACACAAAATATCGATACGACGGTAGCCTCAAAAAACGCAAAAAATACGatagaatcgaataaaataaagcagAAAACAAATAAGCAATGTATAAATGCTGacaaaatagataataaattaattacaaaatattcgaACAAAGAAGCGCATAATACGAACCAAGCTGCATATTCAACGGTATCATCGCGTAGACGATCTAATGAACAAACAACAAATTTATCAGAAACACCTAAATTCACCAGAAGTAAAACAACTTTGAGCGACAGAACCGTATCATCTGCAAATAAAGCCAGACCAGGAACATCTGTTATAATCAGACGTCGACCTCAACAATTGGAGAGGAAG GGCAATGAGAGTTTGTCGAAGAAAACTCAAGATAACGATATAAACGGTTCGGTAGAAGTATTAACGAAACAAACGAGTAACGTTAAACCTAAAGACGAAGGTGATGGCTGGCAAACGGTTCGAAGTCGTTATAGAAGAGGGAGTACTCACAATTTAAATATGTCGACACGTTTTCATAAACCAAGTACAGCTACATCCTTGCCAGCTTTATCCATAGAAAGTCCTTCCGaacgaaataagaagaatTGTTTTACACCCGATGggaataaacaaaagaaaaagtgtgTGGTAGGGAAAGCTgggaaaaatataaacaacgAGGTGGAGAAAGTCAAAGGAGAATCTGTTTTAAATGGTAACAAAGTTAAAACCGCTTGGGATAGCAACGTCAAGAAGACTCCTGCATTGTCGATAAACGATACCAATTCTACATCGATGATCGCAGCAATTTTCAAAAGCGATGCTGAGTTACTTGAAAAACGTATACAACAGTTCATGGCCGCTCAAGCTGAAAGAGAACGGATCATTttagaagaggaaaggaagacCGAAGAAGCGGATTCTCAAAGATCCCAACAATTGTCGGACGAGGAAGCTTCTTTGCAAAGGCAAATTTTAGAATTAGAATCTACCGATATCGACATTGACACTGAAACCGATGAAACCGATGGAGAAATGGTTCTTGAGATAGAGGACGAGCAATCGGTAGTAATCGATGCTGTCTCCGACGATATCAGTTTAGAAGATAG ATACGAAAATATGTTGGAAGGTATGTCATGGGCAGAACGAGTCGATGTTCTTGCGCAGTTACAAGCACTCGTTGCACGTCATCCTGGACGAGCTCTCGAGCTACATCAAAAGTTATCCTCACCGTCTAGAAAACGATCCTTGCCCGAAACTTTACGTAGATATCAAGCGAAACAGGCATGTGCTCAACACAAAcgtcaaaaattattgatggAAAAGTCGCAAAGATTGAGGGAATTATTGAACAAGGTCGAGGATGTGAAGAGTGCAAAAAATCAATTGATAGAAGACAAGAGAATCAGAATGGAGATGAAACTTAAGAGAGCGGAGGAAAATAGAACGCAGCATTTATTGGAGATAGTAAGGAAAGCTCACGATGAGGATTCGAAGTTAAAAGAAATCGCTTTTATCAATGAACTCGAAGCACAAAACAAACGACATGATTTTATGGCGTTGTGTCAGGAACAAGAGGAAAGATTGCAG GGTATACAAGAGGAACGTCAAAGACGTCAGGAAGAGAAAGCTGCGAAAGAAGCTGCCGCTGAGGAACGTAGAAGAGCTTTGGAAGCTGAGAGACAATTGCGTATACAAAAGATGAAACAAGCTAGACGtgaacgagaagagagagttGGTAAAATGCAACttgaaagagtgaaagaacgtcaa gAACTAGCAAGAGAAAAAGCTAGAGATCGGGAAGAAAGATTGTCGGCACTTCACGCGGCTCAGTTAGCTAATCAAGaggaattacaaaaaaagatagcTCACAAGCAGCAAGAATCAGCTAGACGGCACGTTGAAAATATAGAACATATTCGTCAAAGAGCCGTCGAGTCCTCTATTTTAAGATCGGAAGAAGTTCCACCCACTCTCAAATCTTATCCTATTCAAAAGCAATGTTCACTCTGCGGTACACAC ATTACGAACGAGGTATATCTCCTGAGTCATTTGAAAGGGAAAACTCATCTCGAAGCTGTACGTAACGCACACGATGGTAGAGAACCATCGAGAGACGAACTTCAACGATTCAATATAGCTCAAATACGTGACGTTTCGACGCCAACATCCAATAGTACTAGCTCGAACGTCGTTAATAAAGCGttgaaggaaaaacaaaaggcATTGAAACGTCGTTgtaggaaaataaaacaacgTATTACTTCTCGCGGTCATGAATGGGAAAACGCACAGAAAAACGAGAGTCTTCCTTTGGTTGTCCTCGAGTCTACGAACAAAGTAAAGTTTCGACGGAATTTAAAGGAATTGGATagattgtataattatttgaaaagcGCTGGCTCCAGTATCGCCGTTGCTACTTTGGAACGTTGTTTCGGTGAAATTGCTAGAGCTTTGTCGAAATCg TGTCCTTTTGATCAAGACGTGTTAAGGTCCTTAAACGGATTCGACATTTTTACAAATCTATTAAGTTTAAGCTTAAACGTTCAAAATTCGTCGCACTGCTTACCTAATAA GAGCATAATCTCGCTGTGCAAAGTGTACAAGTCTGGTATAAGCGGGAATGCAAACAACATCGAAGTGATTCTATCGAGCAACAAGGTTCTCGTGATTTTGGATCTTCTTTTACAACGTTTAGAG